The following are encoded together in the Daucus carota subsp. sativus chromosome 5, DH1 v3.0, whole genome shotgun sequence genome:
- the LOC108219949 gene encoding FH protein interacting protein FIP2: MLSDTSSSLIRLNIGGKKFCTTIDTLTQREPDSMLAAMFSGRHSVCADSGKGYIFVDRDGKHFRHILNWLRDGVVSSLSDSEYSELLREAEYFQLLGLIDEINTVLNNRKEEEELNTELTRNDIIKCIQSEKVRFRGVNISGLDLSKLDLSYVDFSYACLKNVFFSRANLQCAKFRDVDAEGSIFHNATLRECEFTGANLRGALLAGANLQSANLQDACLVDCSFCGADLRSAHLQTADLTNANLEGANLEGANLKGAKLHNANLKGANLQRAYLRHVNLRDTHLEGAKLDGANLLGAIR; the protein is encoded by the exons ATGCTTTCCGACACCTCTTCTTCTCTCATCCGTCTTAACATCG GTGGGAAGAAATTTTGCACTACTATTGATACGTTGACGCAGCGGGAGCCTGATTCCATGCTTGCCGCTATGTTCAGTGGTCGCCACTCTGTCTGTGCTGACTCTGGGAAG gGCTATATATTTGTGGACAGGGATGGGAAACATTTTCGTCATATATTAAATTGGTTGAGGGATGGCGTAGTCTCTTCATTGAGTGACTCTGAGTATTCAGAGCTTCTTCGGGAAGCAGAATACTTTCAACTTTtg GGACTAATAGATGAAATCAATACTGTTCTAAACAACAGGAAGGAGGAGGAGGAGCTGAATACTGAGTTGACGCGTAACGATATCATTAAATGCATACAATCTGAAAAAGTCAGATTCAGAGGAGTGAATATTTCTGGTCTTGATCTTTCTAAATTG GATCTGTCATATGTGGACTTCAGTTATGCATGCCTTAAAAATGTGTTCTTCTCACGCGCTAATCTTCAGTGCGCAAAATTTCGG GATGTCGATGCTGAGGGCTCAATATTTCATAATGCAACATTGCGCGA ATGTGAATTTACAGGAGCAAATCTTCGTGGAGCTTTATTAGCTGGAGCGAATCTCCAAAGTGCAAATTTACAAG ATGCTTGCCTAGTAGACTGTAGTTTTTGTGGGGCAGATTTGCGCTCGGCTCACCTACAG ACTGCTGACCTTACTAATGCGAACTTGGAGGGAGCTAATCTTGAAGGTGCAAATTTAAAG gGGGCAAAGTTACATAATGCCAATCTGAAGGGTGCAAACCTCCAACGAGCTTATCTGCGTCATGTGAATCTCCGTGATACT CATTTGGAAGGTGCAAAGCTTGATGGTGCAAACTTGCTGGGTGCGATCAGATAA
- the LOC108220295 gene encoding dehydrin HIRD11, with product MANIIHNIQEKLGMGGDHKEEEHKKTEHKEGGSIIDKVKDKISGGSSEDKKKDGEHYDEKKSHDKKDSKDKKDGKDKKDKKKKKKDGDEKKHGSDSSSDSDSD from the coding sequence ATGGCCAACATCATCCACAACATCCAGGAGAAGCTCGGCATGGGAGGTGACCACAAGGAAGAAGAGCACAAAAAGACCGAGCACAAAGAGGGAGGAAGCATCATCGACAAGGTCAAGGACAAGATCAGCGGCGGCAGCAGCGAGGACAAGAAGAAAGACGGGGAGCATTATGATGAGAAGAAGAGCCATGACAAGAAAGATAGCAAGGACAAGAAAGATGGCAAGGACAAGAaggacaagaagaagaagaagaaggatggGGATGAGAAGAAACATGGGAGTGATAGCAGCAGCGACAGTGACAGCGATTAA
- the LOC108221292 gene encoding uncharacterized protein LOC108221292, with amino-acid sequence MEKENLEEHVTLSRSVSVKLNISLTVLVEEFETTWTPESGDYSRKLVEFCCSRALIDMCCNIQEQISDGSFTRLSFDIMLAWENPSSTDQKEASFSENLAKEKEDEKVPTNLNQEDEDIPLFYSDLMPLLVDDGPSVGEGAFVWLATVVPIIADVVNAKFTFETLTATTLNRLHYPAYNVYLQEIDRCVKQLQRQDIPAGVKLADDEFILHVEGTASTSRVVRHIGGASWPGRLTLTNYALYFEASGVLAYEDALKLDLSKGTEKSVKPAATGPWGAPLFDKAIVYESPELEESIVLEFPEMTSSTRRDHWLAIVKEVLLLHLFLTKFQVGSPLEVWEMHARTILGIIRLHAAREMLRTSPPAPKSFLIFSLLEVLPKGDIVLEELAKCIMNVSGGHSCSASSILRNLNVSQASAPSMGNGEIAERIESLNRQAENLSSLESAIDQVREEAKESGIAKATVEGIKEEGVSESAAVLKELLKPISTALWPWFQKVIMWQKPETTILVIGITLLIIYKEWIGIAIAALLLWMVGKMIQARRNRMGEKYDKLVVCTASDKSAVESVVSAQHGLLTASEMLRLANISILKAWSIFFSKAPKHTDMVMMAMTGLAIFLAVVPFKFILMVLVLCLFTSTSKPKLPKRAQSVQGNKGSRRLKEWWDSIPVIPVEILNKLPEETT; translated from the exons atggaaaaagaaaatttagagGAACACGTGACTCTTTCTAGATCCGTCTCAGT GAAACTCAACATTTCTTTGACTGTGTTGGTTGAGGAATTTGAGACTACTTGGACCCCGGAAAGTGGAGACTATTCGAGAAAACTGGTTGAGTTTTGCTGTTCCAGGGCTCTGATTGACATGTGTTGTAACATACAAGAACAAATCAGTGATGGCTCCTTCACTCGCCTTTCCTTTGATATCATGCTTGCTTGGGAGAATCCTAGTTCGACTGACCAAAAAGAAGCCTCATTTTCG GAAAATTTGGCCAAAGAGAAAGAGGACGAGAAGGTCCCTACGAATCTAAATCAAGAAGATGAAGACATTCCTCTTTTCTATTCAGACCTCATGCCACTTCTT GTTGATGATGGACCTAGTGTTGGAGAAGGTGCATTTGTGTGGTTAGCTACAGTTGTTCCAATCATAGCAGATGTTGTCAATGCAAAATTTACTTTCGAAACTCTGACTGCAACAACCCTTAACCGGCTTCATTACCCTGCTTATAATGTTTATCttcaagaaattgacag GTGCGTTAAACAGTTGCAAAGGCAAGATATTCCTGCTGGAGTTAAGCTAGCAGATGATGAATTTATACTGCATGTGGAGGGAACTGCAAGCACTTCGAGGGTAGTGCGTCATATTGGAGGAGCTAGTTGGCCTG GTAGGCTAACATTGACCAATTATGCTCTCTACTTTGAGGCTTCTGGAGTTCTAGCCTATGAAGATGCTCTGAAACTTGACCTTTCGAAGGGAACTGAAAAGAGTGTGAAACCAGCTGCCACGGGTCCATGGGGTGCTCCTCTTTTTGACAAGGCCATTGTATATGAATCTCCGGAGCT GGAAGAAAGTATTGTGTTGGAATTTCCAGAGATGACAAGTTCCACTAGACGCGATCACTGGCTTGCAATCGTGAAAGAGGTTCTTCTGTTGCATTTATTCCTAACAAAATTTCAAGTGGGATCTCCACTGGAAGTCTGGGAGATGCATGCAAGGACCATCCTTGGGATAATCCGCCTCCACGCAGCTCGGGAAATGCTTCGAACGTCACCGCCAGCTCCAAAAAGTTTCTTGATCTTCTCCTTGCTTGAGGTGTTACCTAAAGGAGATATTGTACTGGAAGAGCTCGCCAAGTGTATAATGAACGTCTCCGGTGGGCACTCATGCAGTGCTAGCTCAATTTTAAGGAATTTGAATGTCTCACAAGCAAGTGCTCCGAGTATGGGGAACGGAGAAATTGCTGAGAGAATTGAAAGCTTGAATAGACAAGCAGAAAATCTTTCGTCATTGGAGAGCGCCATTGATCAAGTTAGAGAGGAAGCAAAAGAATCTGGTATTGCCAAAGCTACAGTTGAAGGGATTAAAGAGGAAGGAGTTTCTGAAAGTGCTGCTGTTCTCAAG GAGCTACTAAAACCTATCAGTACTGCATTATGGCCTTGGTTTCAAAAGGTTATAATGTGGCAAAAACCGGAGACCACTATACTTGTGATCGGCATTACACTCTTAATCATCTACAA GGAGTGGATTGGAATCGCTATAGCAGCTTTATTATTGTGGATGGTGGGTAAGATGATACAAGCGAGACGGAACAGGATGGGCGAAAAATATGACAAACTAGTGGTTTGCACTGCATCTGATAAATCAGCAGTTGAGAGTGTGGTGTCGGCACAACATGGATTGCTAACTGCAAGTGAGATGTTGCGGTTAGCCAACATCTCAATACTTAAAGCTTGGTCCATATTCTTCTCCAAGGCACCGAAG CATACAGACATGGTGATGATGGCCATGACAGGGCTAGCCATTTTCTTAGCTGTGGTTCCCTTCAAGTTTATACTTATGGTCCTCGTGCTGTGTTTATTCACATCGACATCAAAGCCAAAGCTGCCAAAGCGCGCACAAAGCGTTCAAGGAAACAAGGGAAGCAGACGTTTGAAAGAATGGTGGGACTCCATTCCTGTCATTCCTGTGGAGATTCTTAACAAACTACCCGAAGAAACAACGTAG